CGTTCATCGACACGCCAGGGCACGCCAATCATCACGGCTGCATCCTCGACAGCCTGACGCAGGGCTTCTTCACCGGCGACACCTTCGGCATCGCCTATCGCGAGTTCGACACGCCGAACGGTCCCTGGCTGTTCGCGCCGACCACGCCGGTCGCCTTCGAGCCCGACGCTTGGCTCGCCAGTCTCGACAAGCTGATGGCGCATGATCCCCAGGCCATGTATCTGACCCACTATGGCCGTGTCGACCGCCCGAGCGAACGCGTCGAAGCGCTGCGCCAGAGCATCCGCGATCTGGCCGAACTGGCACGGCGTGAGGAAGGACGGCCCGGGACCGGCCGGCAACAGCGGCTCAAGGAATCGGTCTCAGCACATCTGATGCAGCGCGCACGCGAGCATGGCGTGGATCTGCACGACCACCATATCCAGGAGCTGCTGAGCGTCGATACCGAACTCAATGCACAGGGACTGGAAGTCTGGCTCAAGCGGCGCGAGAAATACGCGGCCGGGTGATCCGGGTTTTGAGATGTAAATAATATTAAATACTATTTACATCTCATCCTGAATCTCCTATAAACGTCTTTAACAACGGTTTTTCGATCCAACGATTCGAGAGTGCCCTGGTCATGCCGAGCCATATCGAGACAGTGAAGTTACAGCCCGTGCGACTGGAGATCCGCCACCAGATCCCCGGACGGATTCGGCTGCATCTGCCCGGATTGCGAGAGGATCCATTTTCGAGCGCACGGCTGATGCGGGCACTGGGGCAGGTCGAGGGCGTGCGCGGTGTGCGCTGGAATCCGGCCTGCGCCAGTCTGGTGGTCTGGCATCGGCGCGCTGGGCGGCTGACCCAGGCGGAATTGAGCGAGATCCTCGATCCCGTGCTCCAGCCGGTCGTCTCGTACTGGCCGGCACGGATCGAGGCGGCCAAGGCCGCACGGCCGGCGACCAAGACGTCCGCTCGAACGCCCTCCACCCGGATGGTTCCGGCCCGGACTCCCGCCGCCTGGACAGCGAACTGGCGCACTTGGCTGCCCCAAATCGATGCCTGGCGATGGCGCCCCACCGTCGAGCTTCAGAGCGCGGCCACGTCCAGCCCCAGCCAGCCCAGTTGCCGGCTGTGTCAGCTCAAACTGGCCCTGGCGCGCTGGATCTTCAACGATATCTGGCGTTGCTGGACGCATGAGCTGACGACTTCGCAACGCCCCCAGGCGCGCTGATCGATCGCATTCGCATTTAGGGCTTGCATTCTCGCTTTTTGCATCTAAAATGAGAACGCATCGCATTAAGAAATAATCCAGGCACATCCCGAGCGAGGTTTCCATGCATCACTCGATCCATCACATTCCCGGTCGTCTGCGTGTCCGTTCAGCCGCGTTCCGGTGTCGCCCTGGGACGGTCGATTCCATTCAGGAACAGCTGCGCTCGCTCGACGGCGTCGAACAGATCCGTTTCAACCAAGCCGCCGGCAGTCTGGTCATCCATTACGATACGGCGCGCCTGGATCATCATCGACTGCTGGAGATGCTCAAGGAAACGGGTTGCGTCAATCTGTCGTCGGCGAGCGAAGCGGTGATTTCGAAGGCGGGCGCGCTGTTCGGCAAGGCGCTCGTCGGCGCGGTCGTCAACAAGGCCGTCGAGCGCTCGGCCTTCCGTCTGGTCAGCGTGCTGCTGTAAGCCGGTCGTGGTGTTTCGGCTGACGTGTTCCGAGCGTCGTCAGCCGGGGATGAGGCAATAGAGTAGATCCAGACACCCTGGTGCGGAAATCCGCTGCCGCCCCGGGGTGTCTGGATCTTTCAGTTGGCGAGCCGGTATCTGGCTCCGCAATAGGGACAGGCGACCTCATGATGGGGCTCGTCCTCGATCGGCAGATAGACCCGTGGGTGCATATTCCAGACCGGAGCGTCCGGGCGGGGACAGCACAGGGGCAGATCCTGGCGGGCGACTTCGATCGGCGGCGACTCCTGGAGCATCGCCGTGGCTGTGCTCGACATCGTTGCGACTCCTCTCGTTGTGACTCGAATGCAGAGACGGTCGTGCTCCGATCTCCAGACGTTCGATGGGCATCGCCGATGCGCTGCCCATCCTACGCATCCGGGCTTGACCGACAGCGGTCTCAGACCAGTGCCAGCCACTCGGGGTGCTGCTCGCGCCGCCCGTGGACCTGATCGAAATAGAGCGTCTGCAAGCGCTCGGTGATGGGACCGCGCGTGCCGGAACCGATGGCGCGTCCGTCGATCTCGCGGATCGGCGTCACCTCGGCGGCGGTGCCGGTGAAGAAGGCTTCGTCGGCGATATAGACCTCGTCGCGGGTGATGCGCTTCTCGACCACCTTCAGCCCCAGTTCCTCGCACAGCGTCATCACGGTGCGGCGTGTGATGCCGTCGAGCGCCGAGGTCAGATCCGGCGTATAGAGCACGCCGTCGCGCACGATGAAGATGTTCTCGCCGCTGCCCTCCATCACGAAGCCCGCCGCATCGAGCAGCAGCGCCTCGTCGTAGCCGTCGCGCAGGGCTTCCTGGAGCGCCATCATCGAGTTCATGTAGTTGCCGTTGGCCTTGGCCCGGCACATGGTGGTGTTGACGTGATGACGGGTGAAGGACGAGACCTTGATGCGGATGCCGTTGCGCATGTTCTCTTCGCCCAGATAGGCCCCCCAGGACCAGGCGGCGACCATGCAGTGGACTTGCAGATTGTCGGCGCGCAGCCCCATGCCCTCGGCGCCATAGAAGCACATGGGACGGATGTAGGCCGATTCCAGGCCGTTCTCGCGCACCACATCGCGCTGGGCCTGATTGATCGTCTCCTGGTCCCAGCGCATGGGCATCCCCAGGATGTGGGCCGAGTTGAACAGCCGGCGGGTGTGCTCCTCCAGACGGAAGATGGCCGTGCCCCTGGCTGTCGGATAGGCCCGGACGCCCTCGAAGACCCCCATGCCATAGTGCAGGGTGTGGGTCAGTACGTGGGTCTTGGCCTCGCGCCAAGGCACCATTTCGCCGTCCAGCCAGATCAGGCCGTCACGGTCCGCCATCGTCGCCATGTGTCTTAACTCCGGTAGGCTCGGGACGCTGCGTCCCGAGTTCGATCTTGAGAAAGGTCCGGGACCGACCGGCGCGCTCGGCGTCAGTCGTCCATCAATTCCTGCCACAAGGCTCGCACGCGCTCGCGTTCGGGCCGCAGCGCATCGTCGGCCACGGTCTTGGGCTGCTCGCGCAGGGCACTGCGATGATAGGCCGCGCGCAGCGACTTGTAGGCTTCGGTGAGATCCTGGGCGCAGTGCCCCGGAAGCAGATCGAGCCGAGCCAGGGTGTCGAGCAGCCGCACGTTGTCGGTCCAGTCGGTCAGTGCCGGGTGGTCGGCCGCCCAGCGCAGGACAGTGTATTGAACCATAAACTCGATATCGGCAATACCGCCTGCGCCCTGCTTGAGATCGAAACGCCCCTCGCCGCTCTTGTCGAGGTTCTCGCGCATCCTGGCGCGCATCTCGCGCACCTCGCGCCTGAGCTGATCGGGATCGCGCGCGCGACACAGGATGGCGCGGCGGATCGCGCCGAAACGTGCCGCCAGCCCCGGATCGCCGGCAACCGGACGGGCGCGCACCAGCGCCTGATGCTCCCAGGTCCAGGCGTTCTCGTTCTGATAGTGTTCGAAGGACTTCAGCGAGCGCACCAGCATCCCTTTGGCGCCGTCCGGACGCAGCCGCATGTCGACCTCGTAGAGCTGACCGGAGGGGGTGCGTGTGGTCATCATATGAATGATGCGCTGGCCGAGCCGGGCATAGAACTGCTCGTTGCTGATCTCTTTGGGACCGTCGGTCATGGCATTGACCGAGTCGCTGCCGTGCAGGAACACCAGATCCAGGTCCGAGCCATAGCCCAGCTCGATGCCGCCGAGCTTGCCGTAGCCGAGGATCAGGAAGCCGCTGTCCTCGCCCTCGATGGCGGTCGGCCGGCCATGACGGGCGACCAGATGGGCGTGCGACAGATCGAGCACGCGCCGGACCGCGACCTCGGCGATCTCGGTCAGATAGTCGCTGACGACCATCAGCGAAATGGTCGCGGTCAGGTCGGCGGCGGCCACCCGCAGCTGATTGCCCTGGGCGAACTGGTGCAACCGCTCCATCTGCTGCTCCAGATCCTCGGCGTCGACATGGGCGAGCAGCGCGTCGAGTTCGGCCTCCAGGCTCTCGCGGCGCAGGGGCGCATAGAGCCGGCGCGGGTCGAGCAGTTCGTCGAGCAGCAGCGGATGGCGTCCGATCTGATCGGCGAACCAGGGGCTGAGACTGGAGAGCTGGATCAGATGGGTGAGGATCAGCGGATGTTCGGCGAGCATCGCCAGATAGGCACTGCGGCGCACGATGGCTTCCATCACACGCAACACGCGCTCCAGCGCCGGATCGGGATGGGCGCAGCCGGCGGCGACGCAGAGGACATGCGGCATGATCAGGCCGAGACGCTCGTGTCCGCGCGTACTCAGCCCCTTGCGCACACAGGATTCGCGGAACTGCTGGACGCGGGTGCGCACGCCCTCGGGATCGGCGAAACCGGCACGTTCGAGCAGTTCCAGTTCATGGGCGGGGTCGCGGTCGCCGTGCCAGACGGCGCTCAGCGGGGCGTCTTCGACCTCGGTCTCGGTCGCCGGCAAGGCGAAGACGGCGTCGAACTGTTCCTGGACCAGATGACGATGGGCGTTCAGATCGACGGCGAAGGAGGCCCAGTCCGCATAGCCCATCGAGCGGGCCAGCCGGAGCTGTCCGGGGCCGTCGTCCGGCAGGCGATGGGTCTGCTGATCGCGATGAGCCTGAAGCCGGTTCTCGACCAGACGCAGAAACACATAGGCCGCGTCGAGCTGGGCGACGGCCTCGGCCGGCATCAGCTCGCGTTGGGCCAACAGCGCCAGTACGGTACGGATCGGACGCACCTGGAGTTCGGGATCACGCCCGCCGCGCACCAGCTGGAACGCCTGGCCGATGAACTCGATCTCGCGGATGCCGCCGGGACCGAGCTTGATGTTGGCGTCCATGCCGCGCCGGTAGAGCTCCTTGGCGATCAGGCGTTTGAGTTCGCGCAGCGACTCGAAGGCGCCAAAATCGAGATAACGCCGGTAGACGAAGGGGCGCAGCATGGACATCAGTTGTTCGATGTCGTCCGGATCGCCGGCGACCGGACGCGCCTTGATCATGGCGTAGCGTTCCCACTCGCGCGCCTGGGACTG
The sequence above is drawn from the Allochromatium vinosum DSM 180 genome and encodes:
- a CDS encoding MBL fold metallo-hydrolase; the protein is MSQPHFQELAEGIYCIETGLYRHGLAAAYLVRSGERLAFVDTGPANAAPALLATIAALGLTPEQVDYVMPTHVHLDHAGASGHLMAACPNARLVAHPKGAPHLIDPSKLIAGSSVVYGEENFERDFGAPLPIPAERVIVAADGQTFDLNGRTLTFIDTPGHANHHGCILDSLTQGFFTGDTFGIAYREFDTPNGPWLFAPTTPVAFEPDAWLASLDKLMAHDPQAMYLTHYGRVDRPSERVEALRQSIRDLAELARREEGRPGTGRQQRLKESVSAHLMQRAREHGVDLHDHHIQELLSVDTELNAQGLEVWLKRREKYAAG
- a CDS encoding HMA2 domain-containing protein; protein product: MPSHIETVKLQPVRLEIRHQIPGRIRLHLPGLREDPFSSARLMRALGQVEGVRGVRWNPACASLVVWHRRAGRLTQAELSEILDPVLQPVVSYWPARIEAAKAARPATKTSARTPSTRMVPARTPAAWTANWRTWLPQIDAWRWRPTVELQSAATSSPSQPSCRLCQLKLALARWIFNDIWRCWTHELTTSQRPQAR
- a CDS encoding HMA2 domain-containing protein, whose translation is MHHSIHHIPGRLRVRSAAFRCRPGTVDSIQEQLRSLDGVEQIRFNQAAGSLVIHYDTARLDHHRLLEMLKETGCVNLSSASEAVISKAGALFGKALVGAVVNKAVERSAFRLVSVLL
- a CDS encoding zinc-finger domain-containing protein, translating into MSSTATAMLQESPPIEVARQDLPLCCPRPDAPVWNMHPRVYLPIEDEPHHEVACPYCGARYRLAN
- a CDS encoding branched-chain amino acid transaminase; the protein is MATMADRDGLIWLDGEMVPWREAKTHVLTHTLHYGMGVFEGVRAYPTARGTAIFRLEEHTRRLFNSAHILGMPMRWDQETINQAQRDVVRENGLESAYIRPMCFYGAEGMGLRADNLQVHCMVAAWSWGAYLGEENMRNGIRIKVSSFTRHHVNTTMCRAKANGNYMNSMMALQEALRDGYDEALLLDAAGFVMEGSGENIFIVRDGVLYTPDLTSALDGITRRTVMTLCEELGLKVVEKRITRDEVYIADEAFFTGTAAEVTPIREIDGRAIGSGTRGPITERLQTLYFDQVHGRREQHPEWLALV
- the glnE gene encoding bifunctional [glutamate--ammonia ligase]-adenylyl-L-tyrosine phosphorylase/[glutamate--ammonia-ligase] adenylyltransferase, with translation MSDAPSDSLTESHWQDWLDWAVEQGLTPPDDPEFEPARRRVWEASEYVAISAARHPADLAELIASGDLARTYGAGDLAARLDARLEGAEDETALHKALRLLRRREMMRIIWRDIAGLAPLEETLEDLSELADVCIRGALDRLYPWTCAELGTPRDASGRPLHLLVLAMGKLGARELNLSSDIDLILAFAQPGTIEGGRRPLSHEQFFVRLGQRLVQALANKTVDGFVFRVDTRLRPFGEVGPLAMSFQAMEDYYQSQAREWERYAMIKARPVAGDPDDIEQLMSMLRPFVYRRYLDFGAFESLRELKRLIAKELYRRGMDANIKLGPGGIREIEFIGQAFQLVRGGRDPELQVRPIRTVLALLAQRELMPAEAVAQLDAAYVFLRLVENRLQAHRDQQTHRLPDDGPGQLRLARSMGYADWASFAVDLNAHRHLVQEQFDAVFALPATETEVEDAPLSAVWHGDRDPAHELELLERAGFADPEGVRTRVQQFRESCVRKGLSTRGHERLGLIMPHVLCVAAGCAHPDPALERVLRVMEAIVRRSAYLAMLAEHPLILTHLIQLSSLSPWFADQIGRHPLLLDELLDPRRLYAPLRRESLEAELDALLAHVDAEDLEQQMERLHQFAQGNQLRVAAADLTATISLMVVSDYLTEIAEVAVRRVLDLSHAHLVARHGRPTAIEGEDSGFLILGYGKLGGIELGYGSDLDLVFLHGSDSVNAMTDGPKEISNEQFYARLGQRIIHMMTTRTPSGQLYEVDMRLRPDGAKGMLVRSLKSFEHYQNENAWTWEHQALVRARPVAGDPGLAARFGAIRRAILCRARDPDQLRREVREMRARMRENLDKSGEGRFDLKQGAGGIADIEFMVQYTVLRWAADHPALTDWTDNVRLLDTLARLDLLPGHCAQDLTEAYKSLRAAYHRSALREQPKTVADDALRPERERVRALWQELMDD